The following coding sequences lie in one Spinacia oleracea cultivar Varoflay chromosome 1, BTI_SOV_V1, whole genome shotgun sequence genomic window:
- the LOC130462936 gene encoding uncharacterized protein: protein MTTGEMTIAEMKAAYEKAQAELAQERASNETLQKELESVKSNKHQSRYKGGKPKKLTFEMPDDFEDVTDDEEETREEEDKEAPDPVTQRLNKMDARMTKHYSRLMKLMTRFPGAPTPVETEPTDGYAASPFCEAIARVTVPHTLRLPTWTTLYDGTSDPYRHVNFYKQRMWQIGIPHDLVEPVMCKSFGGTLDGAALEWLTNVPPRSISCLSDLINAFYQQFASSRQLEKQTSDLYRTAIEAFKRGLIPNSELYREITKYPCATFEEVRSRATAQMRIEDDEVIRTASQRSTGGSSDRRSYTPRNNNWRHQPYVRQNQVQSVNQYYDTNNVYRNERVEHPNISDYGFNVDIGGVVNALQNVGGTVRWPRKNDRPDSMKDMSKWCDFHRDNGHTIEECISLRKEVAYLLKRGHLKELLSDKGKETFSKEQTTLPGPATSSERPDPPPFNKVVNVISGGSDICELTSSAAKKINRGESETVEEGQTEDEVALHRSLTAMAITFDDSDSVDTQREHHDGLVISLPIGNALIKRILVDNGSSANVLFLEALQEMGLEEKNIVRRSTVLVGFSGEALRTVGEISLPTYAEGVNMMTKFNVVDCPSAYNVILGRPWIHKMKAVPSTYHQSIKFPTKWGVMEIKGQQRDAKKCYETALKPSKSPI from the exons ATGACTACTGGAGAGATGACGATCGCAGAGATGAAGGCGGCTTACGAGAAAGCCCAAGCCGAACTAGCCCAAGAGAGGGCATCCAATGAAACCCTCCAGAAAGAGCTCGAATCTGTAAAGAGCAACAAGCACCAGTCCCGCTACAAAGGTGGGAAGCCAAAAAAGCTAACGTTCGAGATGCCCGATGACTTTGAAGACGTGACCGACGATGAGGAGGAAACCCGTGAGGAAGAAGACAAAGAAGCTCCCGATCCGGTGACCCAACGCCTGAACAAGATGGATGCACGCATGACAAAGCACTATTCCCGCCTGATGAAGTTGATGACCAGGTTCCCCGGGGCACCTACACCAGTGGAGACCGAGCCGACCGACGGATATGCCGCGTCGCCGTTCTGCGAAGCGATCGCTAGAGTGACAGTTCCGCACACACTCCGGCTCCCAACCTGGACCACCCTGTACGACGGGACATCCGACCCCTATAGGCACGTCAACTTCTACAAGCAGCGCATGTGGCAGATCGGGATTCCGCACGACCTAGTGGAACCTGTTATGTGCAAATCATTCGGCGGCACCCTTGATGGAGCAGCTTTGGAATGGCTCACGAACGTCCCTCCCAGATCCATCTCCTGTCTGTCCGACCTCATCAACGCCTTCTATCAACAATTCGCCAGCAGTCGCCAGTTAGAAAAACAAACCAGTGATCTCTATCG GACTGCTATTGAGGCGTTCAAGAGAGGCCTCATCCCCAATTCGGAGCTATACCGGGAaataaccaaatacccctgtgCAACTTTCGAAGAGGTGCGATCAAGGGCCACCGCCCAGATGCGAATCGAAGACGACGAGGTTATCCGAACAGCATCTCAACGATCGACGGGGGGCAGCAGCGACAGAAGATCGTACACCCCAAGGAACAACAATTGGCGACACCAACCGTATGTTCGGCAAAACCAGGTACAAAGTGTCAATCAGTATTATGATACTAACAATGTTTACAGGAACGAGCGGGTCGAACACCCCAACATCTCCGACTACGGCTTCAACGTCGACATTGGAGGTGTGGTGAACGCCCTTCAAAATGTAGGTGGAACAGTCAGATGGCCCCGGAAGAACGACAGACCGGACTCCATGAAGGACATGAGCAAATGGTGCGACTTCCACCGCGACAACGGACACACAATCGAGGAGTGCATCTCCCTCCGAAAGGAAGTCGCATACCTCCTGAAACGGGGGCATCTAAAGGAACTGTTGAGCGACAAGGGAAAAGAAACATTTTCCAAAGAGCAAACCACCCTGCCCGGCCCAGCGACAAGCAGCGAGCGACCAGACCCACCACCGTTCAATAAAGTGGTAAATGTTATTTCCGGTGGTTCAGATATTTGTGAACTAACCtcttctgcagctaaaaaaATTAACAGGGGAGAATCTGAGACCGTAGAAGAGGGACAAACCGAAGACGAGGTCGCACTACACAGGTCCCTGACTGCAATGGCTATTACTTTCGACGATTCAGATTCTGTAGATACACAGCGGGAGCACCACGACGGGTTGGTAATATCGCTCCCAATAGGGAACGCATTGATCAAAAGGATACTGGTCGACAACGGAAGCTCAGCCAACGTACTGTTCTTGGaagcactacaagaaatgggATTAGAAGAGAAAAACATAGTAAGGAGATCAACAGTCCTGGTAGGGTTCAGTGGAGAAGCACTACGGACGGTAGGAGAGATATCGTTGCCTACATACGCAGAAGGCGTCAACATGATGACCAAGTTCAACGTCGTCGATTGTCCATCAGCGTACAACGTCATCCTAGGACgaccatggatccacaaaatgaagGCAGTGCCATCAACATATCAccaatcaatcaaatttccaacCAAGTGGGGggtcatggaaatcaaagggCAGCAAAGGGATGCGAAGAAATGTTACGAGACAGCACTGAAACCATCCAAGTCACccatctag